One genomic region from Jilunia laotingensis encodes:
- the glsA gene encoding glutaminase A, whose translation MNNKISVSQIKEAVQQAYEQVKGDTGGNNANYIPYLANIDKNLFGISVCLLNGEKFNVGDYNYRFGIESVSKVPTAILILRQYGAKKVLDMIGADATGLPFNSIMAILLENDHPSTPLVNAGAISACSMVQPIGDSTKKWNAIVENITDLCNDAPQLIDELYKSESATNFNNRSIAWLLKNYNRIYDDPDMSLDLYTRQCSLGVTSEMLSVAAATIANSGTNPVSKKQVFAAELAPKITSMIASVGFYQHTGDWMYTSGIPAKTGVGGGVMGVFPGVLGISAFAPPLDNAGNSVKAQLAIKFIMNKLGLNVFNGEQISVVE comes from the coding sequence ATGAATAATAAAATCTCTGTTTCGCAAATCAAAGAAGCCGTTCAACAAGCTTACGAACAGGTTAAAGGCGATACCGGTGGCAATAATGCCAACTATATCCCCTACTTGGCCAATATTGACAAGAATCTATTCGGTATAAGTGTTTGTCTGTTGAACGGTGAAAAATTCAATGTTGGCGATTATAATTATCGTTTCGGCATCGAATCCGTTTCAAAAGTACCCACAGCCATTTTAATCCTACGTCAATACGGTGCTAAAAAGGTATTGGATATGATTGGTGCCGATGCTACCGGGTTGCCTTTCAACTCTATCATGGCCATCCTTCTGGAAAATGACCATCCTTCTACTCCATTGGTAAATGCAGGAGCCATCTCTGCCTGTTCCATGGTACAGCCGATAGGCGATTCTACTAAAAAATGGAATGCGATTGTAGAAAACATCACCGATCTTTGCAACGATGCTCCGCAACTGATTGATGAATTATACAAATCCGAATCGGCAACGAACTTCAACAACCGCAGTATTGCTTGGTTATTGAAGAACTATAACCGTATTTATGATGATCCCGATATGTCGCTTGACCTTTACACGCGTCAATGCTCACTGGGTGTTACATCCGAAATGTTATCCGTAGCTGCTGCTACAATAGCTAACAGTGGTACAAATCCCGTTTCAAAGAAACAGGTATTTGCTGCCGAATTAGCACCGAAAATCACCTCCATGATTGCTTCTGTAGGTTTCTATCAGCATACGGGCGACTGGATGTATACTTCCGGAATACCTGCTAAGACAGGTGTAGGCGGTGGCGTGATGGGAGTCTTCCCCGGAGTATTGGGCATCTCCGCATTTGCTCCTCCTTTGGATAATGCAGGCAATTCAGTGAAGGCACAATTGGCCATCAAATTTATAATGAATAAGCTGGGGTTGAATGTATTCAACGGCGAGCAAATTAGTGTAGTTGAATAA
- a CDS encoding potassium channel family protein: MNMALSDFALRKRGIYGVLHVIILLLSLFLVISISVDTFKGIPFYTQSLYMKVQLWICILFLFDFLLELFLSKDKLRYFSTHFIFLLVAIPYQNIIAYFGWTFSPEITYMLRFVPLVRGGYAMAIVVGWLTYNRASSLFVSYLTMLLATVYFASLAFFVLEHKVNPLVVGYGDALWWAFMDVTTVGSNIIAVTVTGRVLSVLLAALGMMMFPIFTVYMTSLIQKKNKEREAYYQQMEAESEKTAKQQQPAN, from the coding sequence ATGAATATGGCTCTATCGGATTTTGCTTTACGTAAAAGGGGTATTTACGGTGTATTGCATGTTATTATCCTTTTGCTTTCGCTGTTCCTTGTGATTAGTATTTCTGTGGATACTTTCAAAGGCATTCCATTTTATACTCAGTCCTTGTATATGAAAGTACAATTATGGATTTGTATCCTGTTTCTATTCGATTTCCTGCTTGAACTTTTTCTTTCGAAAGACAAATTGAGGTATTTCAGTACACATTTCATCTTCTTATTAGTTGCCATTCCTTATCAAAATATAATTGCTTATTTCGGTTGGACGTTTTCACCAGAGATTACTTATATGTTGCGTTTCGTACCTTTGGTACGGGGAGGCTATGCGATGGCAATCGTAGTAGGTTGGCTGACATATAATAGGGCATCCAGTCTTTTTGTCTCCTACCTGACGATGCTACTGGCAACAGTTTATTTTGCAAGTCTGGCTTTCTTTGTGTTAGAGCATAAAGTGAATCCGTTGGTTGTAGGATATGGAGATGCACTGTGGTGGGCTTTTATGGATGTGACTACTGTGGGATCGAATATAATAGCGGTGACGGTGACGGGACGTGTCCTGTCTGTTTTGTTGGCGGCATTGGGCATGATGATGTTCCCCATCTTTACGGTTTACATGACGAGCCTTATCCAGAAAAAGAATAAAGAAAGAGAAGCATATTATCAACAGATGGAAGCTGAATCGGAAAAAACAGCTAAACAGCAACAGCCTGCGAACTAG